A single region of the Arthrobacter sp. zg-Y820 genome encodes:
- a CDS encoding FAD-binding protein translates to MTQEYADSTEHINRTENTQPTADTDVFDEWDRIVDVLVVGTGAAALTAAITAAEEEQDVLVVESTDVWGGTTSVSGGGLWMPNNPLMAKAGVPDSTEKALTYMETVIADVGPVSSRERKLAFLTSIPDVVTLLSSLGVRWMRSKDYPDYYPDKPGGMIGRSLEVKAFDTKALGTWFKSSRAAKSGIPVPLATDDVWELSRAWSTPSGFIRGARFVFRTLGGLARGKRLYGLGGALSSSLMHVVRQQQTPVWLSSPLLDLIQDDDGAVVGAVVTHRGRPVRIRTRKGVVLGAGGFARNAEWRKKYHGLDQEYSSAPEGDQGDVIDLVAQRGGALALMDDAWWGPSTVAPGGGVAFSLAERSMPHSLVVDSSGVRYLNESESYVDFGHHMLERNATVPANPSWLVMEARHTRRYLFSAIMVGRKKWAAEGLLLKDDTLAGLARQMGVPEANLVSTVQRFNGFARTGVDEDFGRGNTAYDNYYGDPSVKPNPNLGALENGPFTAVRLYPGDLGTKGGLVTDPDARVLREDGSVIEGLYAAGNTTASVMGRTYPGAGATIAPAVVFGYRGALHAAGRTTAAGKRAVAVEALQGA, encoded by the coding sequence ATGACGCAGGAGTACGCAGACAGCACCGAGCACATCAACCGCACCGAAAACACCCAACCAACCGCCGACACGGATGTCTTTGACGAGTGGGACCGCATTGTCGACGTCCTGGTGGTCGGCACCGGCGCAGCGGCCCTGACGGCGGCGATCACGGCCGCGGAGGAGGAACAGGACGTCCTGGTGGTGGAAAGCACCGACGTCTGGGGCGGCACCACTTCCGTCTCCGGCGGCGGCTTGTGGATGCCGAACAATCCGCTCATGGCCAAGGCCGGGGTGCCGGACAGCACCGAGAAGGCCCTGACCTACATGGAGACGGTGATCGCCGACGTCGGGCCGGTCTCCTCCCGCGAGCGCAAGCTCGCGTTCCTGACCTCAATTCCCGACGTCGTCACCCTTCTCTCGTCGCTGGGCGTGCGGTGGATGCGGTCCAAGGACTATCCGGACTACTACCCCGACAAGCCCGGCGGCATGATCGGCCGGTCGCTGGAGGTCAAAGCCTTCGACACCAAGGCGCTGGGCACGTGGTTTAAATCCTCCCGCGCCGCGAAGTCGGGCATTCCGGTGCCGCTGGCGACCGACGACGTCTGGGAACTGTCCCGCGCCTGGTCCACGCCCAGCGGCTTCATCCGCGGCGCCCGCTTTGTCTTCCGCACCCTCGGCGGACTGGCCCGCGGCAAGCGGCTGTACGGGCTGGGCGGTGCCCTCTCCTCCTCGCTCATGCACGTTGTGAGGCAGCAGCAGACGCCGGTCTGGCTGTCTTCCCCGCTGCTTGACCTGATCCAGGACGACGACGGCGCCGTGGTGGGCGCCGTCGTCACCCACCGCGGGCGCCCGGTCCGGATCCGCACCCGGAAGGGTGTGGTGCTGGGGGCCGGCGGATTTGCCCGGAACGCCGAGTGGCGCAAAAAGTACCACGGGCTGGACCAGGAATATTCGTCGGCTCCGGAAGGAGACCAGGGGGACGTGATCGACTTGGTGGCGCAGCGAGGAGGAGCGCTCGCGCTGATGGACGATGCCTGGTGGGGGCCGTCCACCGTCGCCCCCGGCGGCGGCGTCGCCTTCTCGCTGGCGGAGCGGTCCATGCCGCATTCGCTGGTCGTGGACTCCTCGGGCGTGCGGTACCTCAACGAGTCCGAGTCCTACGTGGACTTCGGGCACCACATGCTTGAACGCAACGCCACGGTGCCCGCCAATCCGTCCTGGCTGGTGATGGAAGCCCGGCACACCCGGCGCTACCTGTTCTCCGCGATCATGGTCGGGCGGAAGAAGTGGGCTGCCGAAGGGCTGCTCCTGAAGGATGACACCCTGGCCGGGCTCGCCCGGCAGATGGGGGTTCCCGAGGCGAACCTGGTCTCCACGGTGCAGCGGTTCAACGGATTTGCCCGCACCGGCGTGGACGAGGACTTCGGCCGGGGCAACACCGCGTACGACAACTACTACGGGGATCCGAGCGTGAAGCCGAACCCCAATCTGGGTGCCCTGGAGAACGGCCCGTTCACCGCGGTCCGGCTCTACCCCGGGGACCTGGGCACCAAGGGCGGCCTGGTGACGGATCCGGATGCCCGGGTGCTGCGGGAGGACGGTTCGGTGATTGAGGGCCTCTACGCCGCGGGCAACACCACCGCCTCGGTCATGGGACGCACCTATCCCGGCGCCGGAGCCACCATTGCCCCGGCCGTGGTGTTCGGATATCGGGGCGCACTGCACGCAGCGGGCCGTACCACCGCGGCCGGAAAGAGGGCCGTCGCAGTGGAAGCGCTGCAGGGCGCCTAG
- a CDS encoding OB-fold domain-containing protein, which yields MSTAYTPPVLQRPMPVPTPLTKPFWDALAEHRVRIQYSPSLGEYIFYPRPLAPGTLADDLEWREIPGAGTLYTYTISTRPVAPHFANEGTLVLAVVQWDEGPKFSTELVNVSHDDIKVGMRVKPVFCDYPEAGITMLRYEPEI from the coding sequence ATGAGCACCGCATACACCCCGCCGGTCCTGCAGCGACCGATGCCGGTTCCGACCCCGCTGACCAAGCCGTTCTGGGACGCGCTGGCCGAGCACCGGGTCCGTATCCAGTACTCCCCCTCGCTGGGCGAGTACATCTTCTACCCCCGGCCGCTGGCCCCGGGAACCCTGGCCGATGACTTGGAGTGGCGGGAGATTCCCGGAGCCGGAACCCTCTACACGTACACCATCTCCACCCGCCCGGTGGCCCCGCACTTCGCCAACGAGGGCACCCTCGTCCTCGCGGTCGTGCAGTGGGACGAGGGTCCGAAATTCTCCACCGAACTGGTCAACGTGTCCCACGATGACATCAAGGTGGGCATGCGGGTAAAGCCCGTGTTCTGTGATTACCCCGAAGCAGGAATAACCATGCTGCGCTACGAACCGGAGATCTGA
- a CDS encoding acyl-CoA dehydrogenase: MALALTEEHTDLCAAASDFASRFADTLATREQLPAYGAGEPAPYWDELVKNGLHSLHISEEHGGQGGTVADTAIVVEEFARRLVPGPYVSTVLASAAVAAAGDCKAATRGLAEFAEGARGALVLPAGTVSAAAADGGWELRGTAPVLSLLSADFLVIGFAAGGDTRFALVDVRSAGVSRTAVPCTDLTRDAGTLELTGLLVGSEEILEGLSVVHVETLQAGLLAAEASGIMRWAVEASTAYAKMREQFGAPIGSFQAIKHKCANLLIAAELAAAAAWSALVSLDQDEDQQKLAAGAAISAAIVPSVEAVTEAVTIFGGIGFTWEHDAHLFWRRAMTLGAQVGSLSECLVATGKTALQLDRRIDIELPDEDPAFRACIGQLLDRAQTLTNEHDGGRWYSRGSQRTFLAEEGLAAPHWSAPYGLGATPAQQVVISQEYARRGLTPPSSVIGEWAMPTILAYGSDAVKEQFALPTLRGELIWCQLFSEPGAGSDLAGLATRAVKVEGGWELKGQKVWTSGAHEADWGICLARTDKDVPKHKGLSYFLIDMRSAGVEVRPLKQSTGDAEFNEVFLDSVFVPDAYLLGEPGQGWRITATTLQNERTQISSGVSVGTEEALRTMISQGSYSGSEDAAFTSLGRIAAVSSAIGALNLRETLRQVNGMQPGAGSSLAKVAHARLTREAASHVLALAGPGALFASAPGDAVTGQLAVPQVLIGGGTVEIQLNVIAERILGLPRG, from the coding sequence ATGGCGCTAGCCCTTACCGAAGAGCACACGGACCTGTGTGCCGCGGCCTCCGATTTTGCCTCCCGCTTCGCCGACACGCTGGCGACACGCGAACAGCTTCCGGCGTACGGGGCAGGCGAACCGGCGCCGTACTGGGATGAGCTGGTAAAGAACGGCCTGCACTCCCTGCACATCAGTGAAGAACACGGCGGACAGGGTGGAACGGTGGCCGACACCGCGATTGTGGTGGAGGAGTTCGCCCGCCGCCTGGTGCCCGGCCCCTATGTCTCCACAGTTCTTGCCAGCGCTGCCGTGGCGGCAGCCGGCGACTGCAAGGCCGCGACGCGCGGGCTGGCCGAATTCGCGGAGGGGGCACGGGGTGCCCTTGTGCTTCCCGCCGGCACGGTCAGCGCAGCAGCGGCCGACGGCGGCTGGGAACTGCGGGGCACGGCACCGGTGCTCTCGCTGCTTTCGGCCGACTTCCTCGTCATCGGATTCGCCGCCGGCGGGGATACCCGGTTTGCGCTGGTCGATGTCCGGAGCGCCGGGGTCAGCCGCACGGCCGTTCCCTGCACCGACCTCACCCGCGACGCCGGCACGCTCGAACTCACCGGCCTGCTCGTCGGCAGCGAGGAAATTCTGGAAGGCCTGAGTGTCGTCCACGTGGAAACCCTGCAGGCCGGGCTCCTTGCCGCCGAAGCTTCCGGCATCATGCGCTGGGCTGTCGAGGCATCCACGGCGTACGCCAAAATGCGGGAACAGTTCGGCGCCCCGATCGGTTCCTTCCAAGCCATCAAGCACAAGTGCGCCAACCTCCTGATAGCCGCGGAGCTCGCCGCCGCCGCTGCGTGGTCCGCCCTGGTCTCGCTCGACCAGGACGAGGACCAGCAGAAGCTGGCGGCCGGCGCCGCGATTTCGGCCGCCATCGTCCCCTCGGTGGAGGCCGTCACCGAAGCCGTGACAATCTTCGGCGGCATTGGCTTCACCTGGGAGCACGACGCCCACCTGTTCTGGCGGCGCGCAATGACCCTGGGGGCGCAGGTGGGGTCCCTGAGCGAATGCCTTGTCGCCACGGGCAAGACGGCCCTCCAGCTGGACCGCCGCATCGACATCGAGCTGCCGGATGAAGACCCGGCATTCCGCGCATGCATCGGCCAGCTGCTGGACCGCGCGCAAACCCTGACAAATGAGCACGACGGCGGCCGCTGGTACTCCCGCGGGTCGCAGCGGACCTTCCTGGCCGAGGAGGGGCTCGCCGCCCCGCACTGGTCGGCACCCTACGGACTGGGTGCCACGCCGGCGCAGCAGGTGGTCATTTCCCAGGAGTACGCACGCCGCGGGCTGACGCCGCCCTCCTCCGTGATCGGTGAATGGGCGATGCCGACCATCCTGGCGTACGGCAGCGACGCTGTTAAGGAGCAGTTCGCGCTGCCGACCCTGCGCGGCGAGCTGATCTGGTGCCAGCTCTTCTCCGAACCCGGCGCAGGCTCCGACCTGGCCGGCCTGGCCACCCGCGCCGTCAAGGTGGAGGGCGGCTGGGAGCTGAAGGGGCAAAAAGTCTGGACGTCCGGCGCCCATGAGGCCGACTGGGGCATCTGCCTGGCCCGCACCGACAAGGACGTGCCCAAGCACAAGGGCCTGAGCTACTTCCTCATCGACATGCGAAGCGCCGGCGTGGAAGTCCGTCCCCTGAAGCAGTCAACCGGCGACGCGGAATTCAACGAGGTCTTCCTTGATTCGGTCTTCGTTCCCGATGCCTATCTGCTCGGAGAACCCGGGCAGGGTTGGCGCATCACCGCCACCACGCTGCAGAACGAACGGACCCAGATTTCCTCCGGCGTTTCGGTGGGAACCGAAGAGGCGCTGCGCACCATGATCAGCCAGGGCAGCTACTCCGGCAGTGAGGACGCTGCCTTCACCTCGCTCGGCCGCATTGCCGCCGTCAGCTCGGCCATCGGAGCCCTGAACCTGCGGGAGACCCTGCGCCAGGTCAACGGCATGCAACCCGGAGCGGGATCCTCGCTGGCCAAGGTCGCCCATGCCCGGCTGACGCGCGAGGCCGCGTCCCACGTCCTGGCGCTGGCCGGGCCGGGTGCGCTCTTCGCCTCGGCACCGGGCGATGCAGTGACCGGCCAGCTCGCCGTTCCGCAGGTCCTGATCGGCGGCGGAACAGTCGAAATCCAGCTCAACGTCATTGCCGAACGCATCCTGGGCCTTCCCCGGGGCTAG
- a CDS encoding TetR/AcrR family transcriptional regulator: protein MVRQLTRETTELPAYQVERRQRILDAAKKLLRVSDYDSIQIRDVASTANVALGTLYRYFSSKEHLYANVVYDWGVPFNSADQGWAQGLRTTERVARRLKQALAAFERQPNFYKAILMLRTSSDPEVRDLMEQLVLVLEEPFHADFSTLSPDEAADVTAMVWAVLMDLVSRVLAGNKTVPEATRVLDRFVAMIGLRLEQAEAERR from the coding sequence ATGGTTCGGCAACTCACACGCGAAACCACCGAGCTTCCCGCCTACCAGGTGGAACGCAGGCAACGGATTCTGGACGCCGCGAAGAAACTGCTCCGCGTCAGCGACTACGACTCGATCCAGATCCGCGACGTGGCGTCCACGGCGAACGTGGCGCTGGGAACGCTGTACCGGTACTTTTCGTCCAAGGAGCACCTGTACGCGAACGTCGTCTACGACTGGGGCGTGCCGTTCAATTCCGCGGACCAGGGCTGGGCGCAAGGCCTGCGCACAACGGAGCGGGTTGCCCGGCGCCTGAAGCAGGCTTTGGCTGCCTTCGAGCGGCAGCCGAACTTTTACAAGGCGATCCTCATGCTGCGCACCTCCTCCGATCCGGAAGTGCGCGATCTGATGGAGCAGCTGGTGCTGGTCCTCGAGGAACCGTTTCATGCCGACTTCTCGACCCTGTCGCCGGACGAGGCTGCGGATGTCACCGCCATGGTGTGGGCCGTCCTCATGGATCTGGTCTCCCGCGTGTTGGCAGGCAACAAGACCGTTCCCGAAGCCACCCGGGTTTTGGACCGCTTTGTGGCAATGATCGGGCTCAGGCTCGAACAGGCCGAAGCCGAACGACGCTAG
- a CDS encoding aldehyde dehydrogenase family protein, with product MTTTTDFVLPPVTLRIGGEARTTGAGVHTHINPATGKAGAPVPLAGVSDVDDAVNAAHQAFAVWRATPAGARSKALLKLAQLVEEHTEDFVELAIADNGIARSNAYPTVTAATDWIRYYAGWADKLPLGRITSVVGAGGSFGHTLRQPYGVIGAIITWNAPLMSLAMKVPAALAAGNTVVVKPSELTPFSAMLFADLVTEAGIPDGVFNVIPGGPEAGAALVEHKLVKKVTFTGGPDTARKISAACAKTFKPVVLELGGKSANLVFADADLEAAAMHSTFMAFGIMSGQACALPTRLLVQDSIYDAFVATIGQIAASFPVGDPQDIGTVCGPVINEAAIERIHSMVGRAQEEGARLVTGGQRLAGDLADGFFYPPTVLADVAPSSELAQKEVFGPVLAITRFSDEAEAIALANGTDYGLSGYIWTGDARRAIRVTEALETGEVTVNGAMNAVAERPFGGIGHSGTGNEGGLEGLEEFFWTKSVAYGNG from the coding sequence ATGACAACCACCACCGATTTTGTCCTGCCGCCCGTTACCCTCCGTATCGGCGGCGAGGCGCGCACCACCGGCGCCGGCGTCCACACCCACATCAATCCCGCCACCGGCAAGGCCGGTGCACCGGTTCCCCTGGCCGGTGTGTCCGACGTCGACGACGCCGTCAACGCCGCGCATCAGGCCTTCGCCGTGTGGCGGGCCACGCCCGCCGGAGCCCGGTCCAAGGCGCTCCTGAAGCTGGCGCAGCTCGTGGAGGAACACACCGAGGACTTCGTGGAGCTGGCGATCGCGGACAACGGCATTGCCCGGTCCAACGCGTATCCCACGGTTACCGCAGCCACGGACTGGATCCGGTACTACGCCGGCTGGGCCGACAAGCTTCCGCTGGGCCGGATCACCTCGGTGGTCGGCGCCGGTGGGTCCTTCGGGCACACGCTGCGCCAGCCCTACGGCGTGATTGGTGCGATCATCACGTGGAACGCTCCGCTGATGTCCCTGGCCATGAAGGTTCCCGCGGCTCTTGCCGCAGGCAACACAGTGGTGGTCAAGCCCAGCGAACTGACGCCCTTCAGCGCCATGCTCTTCGCCGATCTGGTCACCGAGGCCGGCATCCCGGACGGCGTGTTCAACGTCATTCCCGGCGGCCCCGAGGCGGGAGCGGCCCTGGTGGAGCACAAGCTGGTCAAGAAGGTGACCTTCACCGGCGGCCCGGACACGGCACGCAAAATCAGCGCTGCCTGCGCGAAGACCTTCAAGCCGGTGGTGCTGGAGCTGGGCGGAAAATCCGCCAACCTCGTCTTCGCCGACGCTGACCTCGAGGCGGCAGCCATGCACTCGACGTTCATGGCCTTCGGCATCATGAGCGGCCAGGCCTGCGCGCTTCCCACCCGGCTGCTGGTCCAGGACTCGATCTACGATGCGTTTGTGGCGACGATCGGCCAGATCGCCGCCTCGTTCCCCGTCGGCGATCCCCAGGACATCGGCACGGTCTGCGGGCCGGTCATCAACGAGGCCGCCATCGAGCGGATCCACTCGATGGTGGGACGGGCCCAGGAAGAGGGCGCGCGTTTGGTCACCGGCGGGCAGCGGCTCGCCGGCGATCTGGCCGACGGGTTCTTCTATCCGCCGACCGTCCTGGCCGACGTGGCTCCGTCCAGCGAGCTGGCCCAGAAGGAAGTCTTCGGACCGGTGCTGGCCATCACCCGCTTCAGTGACGAGGCCGAGGCAATCGCCCTGGCCAACGGCACCGATTACGGGCTCTCGGGCTACATCTGGACCGGCGATGCTCGCCGCGCCATCCGCGTCACGGAAGCCCTGGAAACCGGTGAGGTAACCGTCAACGGTGCCATGAATGCCGTGGCCGAACGCCCCTTCGGCGGCATCGGCCACTCCGGCACCGGCAACGAAGGCGGCTTGGAGGGACTCGAGGAGTTCTTCTGGACCAAATCAGTGGCCTACGGCAACGGCTAA
- a CDS encoding acetate--CoA ligase family protein, with product MTTLTSETGSTQNLDSTRLRELLEPKSIVIVGANTRSTWSHFTYSNLVSGGFEGELYLVNRRGEDCHGQTSFASLADLPETPDLAIVLTGTNSLEDILEEARVKGIRNLILLAAGLGEAGAEGAALQARLVQKARAADQLILGPNNLGFINSHAKVAAFSHMTQMPMISGGVGIASQSGALAIYLLPYMASRGVGCSTAVTVGNEAMISAIDVMSVLVDDPNTKVIAAYLEQISDPAQFLNVADRARAAGKPIVIFKAGRSEASARVAAAHTGSLVGDDTVIDAACKQYGVIRVENIEDLVATAGLIEAYGALPGPRMAVITGSGAMCALVADKADAAGLELPAPHQDTVQGLHDAGLPTFSTVNNPMDTTGYVSVDPTILTKAAQCFIDDPNYDFVVVNGSWPANQAMADMGRPTQDEMLRQLTSSPKPVIAMSFLPTEVTEFGRAFAAEHGYPHASDSFDRGIPAAARSAWWGQRAAELASDGELPAAPAITKPEGAEQWTEVQSGEFLRSHGVPYIPAAIAASAEDAVAAAESMGYPVVLKIASEDIAHKTEVGGVRLMLQDAEAVTEAYQFIQASVAKLAPEARIQGVAVSPMRPAGTELLVGVVRDPRWGLVLAVGFGGVMVELLKDSAVRLLPVGPAEIRRMLESLKGIELLTGFRGGEPTDLDELAAVIFEISQVAVGLGDELEELEINPLRVAGNQIEALDALIRWKDR from the coding sequence ATGACAACGTTGACGAGCGAAACCGGCAGTACCCAGAACCTCGATTCCACCCGGCTGCGGGAACTTCTTGAGCCGAAGTCCATCGTCATAGTGGGGGCCAACACCAGGTCCACTTGGTCCCACTTCACGTACAGCAACCTGGTCTCCGGCGGGTTCGAGGGAGAGCTCTACCTGGTGAACCGCCGCGGCGAAGACTGCCACGGCCAAACCAGCTTTGCCTCGCTGGCCGATCTGCCGGAAACCCCGGACCTGGCGATCGTGCTCACGGGAACGAATTCGCTCGAAGACATTTTGGAGGAGGCCCGGGTCAAGGGCATCCGCAACCTGATCCTGCTGGCCGCCGGATTGGGAGAAGCCGGTGCCGAGGGCGCCGCCCTGCAGGCGCGTCTGGTGCAGAAGGCACGTGCTGCCGACCAGCTGATCCTGGGGCCGAACAACCTTGGTTTCATCAACTCCCACGCCAAGGTCGCGGCCTTCAGCCACATGACCCAAATGCCCATGATCAGCGGCGGTGTGGGCATCGCCAGCCAGTCGGGTGCCTTGGCGATCTACTTGCTGCCCTACATGGCATCACGGGGCGTGGGCTGCTCCACTGCGGTGACCGTCGGCAACGAGGCGATGATCTCCGCCATCGATGTCATGAGCGTGCTCGTCGACGATCCCAACACCAAGGTCATTGCCGCCTACCTGGAACAGATTTCGGATCCGGCGCAGTTCCTCAACGTCGCGGACCGCGCCCGGGCCGCCGGCAAACCGATCGTCATCTTCAAAGCCGGCCGCAGTGAGGCCTCAGCCCGGGTGGCGGCAGCCCACACGGGCTCGCTGGTGGGCGACGACACCGTCATCGACGCCGCCTGCAAGCAGTACGGCGTCATCCGGGTCGAGAACATCGAGGACCTGGTCGCCACGGCAGGCCTGATCGAAGCCTACGGCGCCCTTCCCGGGCCCCGGATGGCAGTGATCACCGGCTCCGGCGCCATGTGCGCCCTGGTGGCGGACAAGGCCGACGCCGCCGGGCTGGAGCTGCCTGCCCCGCACCAGGACACGGTGCAGGGCCTGCACGATGCCGGACTGCCCACCTTCTCCACCGTGAACAACCCGATGGACACCACCGGTTACGTCTCCGTTGACCCGACCATCCTCACCAAGGCCGCCCAGTGCTTCATCGACGACCCCAACTACGACTTCGTGGTGGTCAACGGATCGTGGCCGGCAAACCAGGCAATGGCGGACATGGGCCGGCCCACGCAGGATGAAATGCTGCGCCAGCTCACGTCCTCTCCCAAGCCGGTCATCGCGATGAGCTTCCTGCCCACCGAGGTTACGGAGTTCGGCCGCGCCTTTGCCGCCGAGCACGGCTACCCGCACGCCTCGGATTCCTTTGACCGCGGCATCCCGGCCGCGGCCCGCAGCGCCTGGTGGGGACAGCGCGCCGCCGAGCTGGCCTCGGACGGCGAGCTGCCCGCGGCGCCGGCCATCACCAAGCCGGAAGGCGCTGAGCAGTGGACCGAGGTGCAGAGCGGAGAATTCCTGCGCAGCCACGGGGTGCCGTACATTCCCGCCGCCATTGCCGCCTCTGCAGAAGACGCGGTGGCCGCCGCCGAATCCATGGGCTACCCGGTGGTGCTGAAAATCGCTTCCGAAGATATCGCCCACAAGACCGAGGTCGGCGGCGTCCGGCTCATGCTGCAGGATGCTGAAGCGGTGACCGAGGCCTACCAGTTCATCCAGGCGTCCGTGGCCAAGCTGGCGCCGGAGGCCCGGATCCAGGGCGTGGCCGTCTCGCCGATGCGGCCGGCCGGCACCGAGCTGCTGGTGGGAGTTGTCCGGGATCCGCGGTGGGGCCTGGTGCTCGCGGTTGGATTTGGCGGCGTCATGGTGGAGCTGCTCAAGGATTCCGCTGTGCGTCTGCTCCCGGTGGGACCGGCGGAAATTCGCCGGATGCTTGAATCGCTGAAGGGAATTGAGCTGCTCACCGGGTTCCGCGGCGGCGAGCCCACCGATCTGGATGAGCTGGCGGCGGTGATCTTTGAGATTTCGCAGGTTGCCGTGGGGCTCGGCGATGAGCTCGAGGAACTCGAAATCAACCCGCTGCGGGTGGCCGGAAACCAGATTGAGGCGCTGGATGCATTGATCCGCTGGAAGGACCGGTAA
- a CDS encoding VOC family protein produces the protein MSAHELDHVAFAVPAWGAAGELLHRELGARFASGFSLPAFSPCQVALAEDMRLELLEPGSSPESFVERFLSENGGQAAPHHITFKVRNISAAIAGARAAGINPILVNTEYPQWQEAFLHPRDTGLGFLTQMVQTSQSLEEITEDNEFNTACPWVETESPQARVPVVFGLVTNLQRAEYVLRDVLGAVAFSLPLRAGEPAAGGFRWSQGADLVLQETTDSTGVSGLRALGFVAADEPWHGPEHAGLLEALGAGTFHPELGIRISSLRLPAPAHSG, from the coding sequence ATGAGCGCCCATGAGCTCGACCACGTCGCCTTCGCCGTTCCCGCGTGGGGCGCCGCCGGAGAGTTGCTGCATCGGGAGCTCGGGGCGCGTTTCGCCAGCGGCTTCAGCCTGCCGGCCTTCAGCCCCTGCCAGGTTGCCCTGGCGGAGGACATGCGGCTGGAGTTGCTGGAACCGGGCAGCTCACCCGAGTCCTTCGTTGAACGCTTCCTCTCCGAGAACGGCGGGCAAGCGGCACCGCACCACATCACCTTCAAGGTCCGGAACATTTCCGCTGCCATCGCGGGGGCGCGGGCGGCAGGCATAAACCCGATCCTCGTCAACACCGAATACCCGCAGTGGCAGGAAGCGTTCCTGCATCCCCGCGATACGGGTCTTGGATTCCTGACCCAGATGGTTCAGACGTCCCAGTCCCTGGAGGAAATCACCGAGGACAACGAGTTCAACACTGCCTGCCCCTGGGTGGAAACCGAATCCCCGCAGGCCCGGGTGCCCGTGGTCTTCGGCCTGGTTACCAATCTGCAGCGGGCGGAGTACGTGCTCCGGGATGTCCTGGGCGCCGTCGCCTTTTCACTGCCCCTGCGCGCCGGCGAACCGGCGGCCGGCGGGTTCCGGTGGTCCCAGGGTGCGGACCTCGTCCTGCAGGAAACCACTGACTCCACCGGCGTCTCGGGCCTTCGGGCCCTGGGCTTCGTGGCGGCGGACGAACCCTGGCACGGGCCCGAACACGCCGGCCTGCTCGAAGCACTCGGGGCAGGAACATTCCATCCGGAGCTCGGAATTCGGATTTCGTCCCTGCGGCTTCCGGCTCCGGCACATTCCGGATAA
- a CDS encoding thiolase family protein: MGLRGEAAILGYYELPPERKLAREKTFNLEQWARLSKAALDDAGLDATDVNGIVTPLIGEADMFVPSTITEYLGINANFAEIVDLGGAGSAAAVWRAAAAVELGLCDAVLVTFPGTHDVPTDARKPYVMDDKMYFGASSNAYGSPQAEFEIPYGNLGQNGPYGQIAKRYGHEFGYDERAMAKIAVDQRTNACATPGAIFHGKPITIDDVLASPMVADPLHMLEIVMPCQGGAAIVIGNAEMAAKSKNRPVWVKGFGERVPYKTPTYAKDLMHSPMIHAAEQAFTMAGIQRSDVDMVSIYDCYSITVLMSLEDAGFTEKGKGMQFVSEHDLTFRGDFPMNTAGGQLSFGQAGIAGGMHHVIDGVRQIMGRAGEAQVAECNRAFVTGNGGIMSEQTALILEGE; this comes from the coding sequence ATGGGACTTCGTGGAGAAGCCGCAATCCTTGGCTATTACGAATTGCCGCCAGAACGCAAACTCGCCCGTGAAAAAACCTTCAACCTGGAACAGTGGGCCCGGCTCTCCAAGGCCGCCCTGGACGACGCCGGCCTGGACGCCACGGACGTCAACGGCATCGTGACACCCCTGATCGGGGAAGCGGACATGTTTGTGCCCTCCACCATCACCGAGTACCTGGGCATCAACGCGAATTTCGCTGAAATCGTCGACCTCGGCGGGGCAGGTTCCGCCGCAGCGGTCTGGCGGGCCGCCGCCGCCGTGGAACTCGGACTGTGCGACGCCGTGCTGGTCACCTTCCCCGGAACCCACGACGTGCCAACCGACGCACGCAAGCCCTACGTGATGGACGACAAGATGTACTTCGGTGCCTCCTCCAACGCCTACGGCTCCCCGCAGGCCGAGTTCGAAATTCCGTACGGCAATCTGGGGCAGAACGGACCCTACGGCCAGATCGCCAAGCGCTACGGGCACGAATTCGGCTACGACGAGCGGGCCATGGCCAAGATCGCCGTGGACCAGCGCACCAATGCCTGCGCCACCCCGGGGGCCATCTTCCACGGCAAGCCGATCACCATCGACGACGTGCTGGCCTCGCCCATGGTCGCCGACCCGCTGCACATGCTCGAAATCGTCATGCCGTGCCAGGGCGGTGCGGCGATTGTCATCGGCAACGCGGAGATGGCCGCCAAGTCCAAGAACCGCCCGGTCTGGGTCAAGGGCTTCGGCGAGCGCGTCCCCTACAAGACTCCGACCTATGCAAAGGACCTGATGCATTCGCCGATGATTCACGCGGCGGAGCAGGCCTTCACCATGGCCGGCATCCAACGCAGCGACGTGGACATGGTCTCGATCTACGACTGCTACTCCATCACGGTGCTGATGAGCCTGGAGGACGCAGGCTTCACCGAGAAGGGCAAGGGCATGCAGTTCGTGAGCGAACACGATCTGACCTTCCGCGGCGACTTCCCGATGAACACCGCCGGCGGGCAGCTCTCCTTCGGCCAGGCGGGCATCGCCGGCGGCATGCACCACGTCATCGACGGCGTGCGCCAGATCATGGGCCGCGCCGGCGAGGCACAGGTTGCTGAGTGCAACCGCGCCTTTGTCACCGGCAACGGCGGCATCATGAGCGAACAAACGGCACTGATCCTCGAAGGCGAATAG